A stretch of Candidatus Polarisedimenticolia bacterium DNA encodes these proteins:
- a CDS encoding NFACT RNA binding domain-containing protein — protein MDQFLLQGVVSEAAVRLVEQEVLRVSCLGRHRYLLRFATRRKDNLLLSVRPDLPRFHLVAARRAAEEPPDRFGAWLDHELTGATLLSVEKRPWDRVVFMRFRLPRREDGALERRLVVELLGRSANLIALDPGGLVLAHGRDLASRFRAPEPGKPYEPPRGREEIDAVPLGPEAVAIARERLGGALSFLSRISPLIARDLTSAGADDEMAEKRLVEILEAARRASWSPVVYSSRPLQEMAEGDDPETAGLIVAPLPLLSPRLGTRVPGGGDALPVATPFAGCSEAAEAGFGLVERLRDFRDLRDHHEAIVRKETEKLSTLLGKLETELAGARGSDRFRRLGEALLAGLTKARVEHDRAIVPDPYASEGEPLSVPIDPALPLQENARLLFERYKKGKRGAVTIEKRLNAARARLAEWRSLAAPAAAVRDAADLERLREAMARLGLVHAARPARRERPPRLGETPARVRRYTSPDGLLVLVGKSGEENDRLTFKIASPWDFWLHAAGRPGAHVVVRNPKRLKALPEKSLRLAAEVAAYHSGARQEGKVEVHYTQRKHVHKRKGMPSGQVLLRRFRSLQVTPRLPTSTLEEI, from the coding sequence ATGGACCAGTTCCTCCTGCAAGGCGTAGTCTCCGAGGCGGCCGTACGCCTGGTCGAACAGGAGGTGCTCCGTGTCTCCTGTCTCGGCCGGCACCGCTATCTCCTGCGGTTCGCGACCCGGCGCAAGGACAACCTTCTCCTCTCCGTGAGGCCCGATCTGCCCCGGTTCCACCTCGTGGCGGCCCGGCGGGCCGCGGAGGAGCCCCCGGACCGGTTCGGCGCCTGGCTGGACCACGAGCTGACCGGCGCCACTCTGCTGTCCGTGGAGAAGCGTCCCTGGGATCGGGTCGTCTTCATGAGGTTCCGCCTTCCCCGCAGGGAGGACGGCGCCCTGGAACGACGGCTCGTCGTCGAGCTGCTCGGGCGATCGGCGAACCTGATCGCGCTCGATCCCGGGGGCCTCGTCCTGGCCCACGGGCGCGACCTGGCGAGCAGGTTCCGGGCCCCGGAGCCCGGCAAGCCGTACGAGCCGCCCCGCGGCCGCGAGGAGATCGACGCCGTCCCTCTCGGCCCGGAGGCGGTCGCGATCGCCAGGGAACGGCTCGGCGGCGCCCTGTCGTTCCTGTCACGGATCAGCCCACTTATCGCCCGCGACCTGACGTCGGCCGGCGCCGACGACGAGATGGCCGAGAAGCGACTCGTCGAGATTCTCGAGGCGGCGCGCCGGGCCTCCTGGTCCCCCGTCGTCTATTCCAGCCGTCCTCTCCAGGAGATGGCCGAGGGGGACGATCCGGAGACCGCCGGCCTGATCGTCGCGCCCCTGCCGCTGCTGTCCCCGCGCCTTGGAACGCGCGTTCCAGGCGGTGGGGACGCCCTCCCGGTCGCGACACCGTTCGCGGGCTGCTCGGAAGCGGCCGAAGCGGGCTTCGGCCTTGTGGAGCGGCTGCGGGACTTCAGGGACCTCAGGGACCACCACGAGGCGATCGTCCGGAAGGAGACGGAGAAGCTCTCGACCCTTCTGGGTAAGCTCGAGACGGAGCTCGCGGGCGCCCGCGGCAGCGATCGCTTCCGTCGACTGGGCGAGGCTCTTCTGGCGGGCCTCACGAAGGCGCGGGTGGAACACGACCGCGCCATCGTGCCCGATCCGTACGCCTCCGAAGGGGAGCCCTTGAGCGTGCCGATCGATCCGGCGCTTCCGTTGCAGGAGAACGCGCGGCTCCTGTTCGAGCGGTACAAGAAGGGGAAGAGGGGCGCCGTCACGATCGAGAAGCGCCTGAACGCGGCGCGCGCGCGCCTCGCCGAGTGGAGGTCGCTCGCGGCCCCCGCCGCGGCCGTGCGCGATGCGGCCGATCTCGAGCGGCTGCGCGAGGCGATGGCGAGGCTCGGGCTGGTGCACGCCGCGCGTCCGGCCCGCCGCGAACGGCCGCCTCGGCTCGGGGAGACCCCCGCCCGCGTGCGGCGCTACACCAGCCCGGATGGTCTCCTGGTGCTGGTCGGCAAGAGCGGCGAGGAGAACGACCGGCTCACGTTCAAGATCGCCTCGCCGTGGGATTTCTGGCTGCACGCGGCCGGCCGTCCGGGGGCCCATGTCGTCGTGCGCAACCCCAAGAGGTTGAAGGCCCTTCCCGAGAAGAGCCTGCGCCTGGCCGCGGAGGTCGCCGCGTATCACAGCGGCGCCCGCCAGGAAGGGAAGGTCGAGGTCCATTACACGCAGCGCAAGCACGTCCACAAACGGAAGGGAATGCCGAGCGGCCAGGTGCTGCTGCGCCGGTTCCGATCGCTCCAGGTGACCCCGCGCCTCCCCACCTCCACGTTGGAGGAGATCTAG
- a CDS encoding HisA/HisF-related TIM barrel protein has translation MIDLQGGGAVRGRSGDRARYRPVRSRVGGGEPRDLSEPLSLLAAYRETIRPATIYVADLDRITGQGDHDALLDRLVGAAPDVRFLWDGGFLDAAASSRPSPPAGAVVPVIGTETLRSIDALPGPGAGSGLVLSLDLDEAGLIGRFTGGTPLHEEDVLDRARQAGFRSVVLLLLDRVGTVRGLPRERLLGLRRRTEGLDLIAGGGIAGLDDLKFLRDAGFSGALLATALHDGLVSPADLRREGFLDGAGA, from the coding sequence GTGATCGATCTGCAGGGCGGCGGGGCGGTGCGCGGGCGATCGGGCGATCGGGCCCGCTACCGCCCCGTCCGCAGCCGCGTCGGCGGCGGCGAGCCGCGCGATCTGTCGGAACCGCTCTCGCTCCTCGCCGCCTACCGCGAGACGATCCGCCCCGCCACCATCTACGTCGCCGATCTCGATCGCATCACGGGTCAGGGGGACCACGACGCCCTGCTCGATCGTCTGGTCGGGGCCGCTCCGGACGTCCGCTTCCTGTGGGACGGAGGGTTCCTGGACGCGGCCGCGTCTTCCCGTCCGTCGCCTCCTGCCGGCGCGGTCGTGCCGGTCATCGGCACGGAAACGCTGCGATCGATCGACGCGCTTCCCGGTCCGGGAGCGGGAAGCGGGCTCGTCCTGAGCCTCGACCTCGATGAGGCGGGGCTCATCGGCCGATTCACCGGCGGGACGCCCCTGCACGAGGAGGACGTCCTGGATCGGGCCCGCCAGGCGGGATTTCGATCGGTCGTCCTTCTCCTGCTCGATCGGGTCGGGACCGTCCGGGGCCTGCCGCGCGAGCGTCTCCTCGGCCTGCGCCGCAGGACGGAGGGCCTCGACCTGATCGCCGGAGGCGGGATCGCCGGTCTCGATGATCTCAAGTTCCTGCGCGACGCCGGATTCTCGGGGGCGCTCCTGGCCACCGCGCTTCATGACGGGCTGGTCTCGCCCGCCGATCTGCGGCGGGAGGGCTTCCTCGACGGGGCCGGCGCCTAG
- a CDS encoding ATP-grasp domain-containing protein: protein MKIAVLEHFTALPAGAARSGPRAEGRAMRDAVVSDLRDLPGLSVEVVERLAAFRGALRRADAALVIAPEERGILEGLTRIVERQGRLLLGPDAAAVRLMADKLATARCLEAAGVRTPRTEAVRFRTARRRLRARTLPFVLKPRDGCGCRGIAVVRRRREIAGAIRAVRRATRRPDFLVQDHVRGESVSVSVIASAGLLPLGLNRQRLRGGRTPAYDGGETFYPHRLAPVALAAARAAIAAVAGACPGVRGYVGVDLVLGVRDATVIEINPRLTTSYVGLRRSVDGNIAGLIVDAALGRELPGRLAVSGSCRFRPDGGIVRTRNHAPGATTG from the coding sequence ATGAAGATCGCCGTCCTCGAGCACTTCACCGCGCTGCCCGCGGGCGCGGCCCGCTCCGGGCCGCGCGCGGAAGGCCGCGCCATGCGCGACGCCGTCGTCTCCGATCTGCGGGACCTGCCGGGCCTGTCGGTCGAAGTCGTCGAGCGCCTGGCCGCCTTCCGGGGCGCGCTCCGGCGCGCGGACGCCGCCCTCGTCATCGCTCCGGAGGAACGGGGCATTCTCGAGGGGCTGACGCGCATCGTGGAGCGCCAGGGGCGGCTCCTCCTGGGCCCCGACGCGGCGGCGGTGCGCCTCATGGCCGACAAGCTCGCGACCGCCCGGTGCCTCGAGGCCGCCGGCGTCCGGACCCCGCGCACCGAGGCGGTGCGCTTCAGGACGGCCCGGCGCCGTCTGCGCGCCAGGACCCTGCCGTTCGTCCTCAAGCCGCGCGATGGATGCGGCTGCCGGGGCATCGCGGTGGTTCGCCGCCGCCGGGAGATCGCCGGGGCGATCCGGGCCGTGCGGCGGGCGACCCGGCGCCCCGACTTCCTCGTGCAGGACCACGTGCGCGGAGAGAGCGTGAGCGTGTCGGTCATCGCCTCCGCCGGCCTGCTCCCCCTGGGTCTCAACCGCCAGAGGCTCAGGGGAGGGAGGACGCCGGCCTACGACGGGGGGGAGACGTTCTATCCGCACCGGTTGGCCCCTGTGGCCCTGGCGGCGGCCCGCGCCGCGATCGCGGCGGTCGCCGGGGCCTGCCCGGGGGTGCGAGGCTACGTCGGCGTCGACCTCGTGCTCGGAGTTCGCGACGCGACGGTCATCGAGATCAACCCGCGCCTCACGACCTCCTATGTCGGGCTGCGCCGGTCGGTCGACGGGAACATCGCGGGCCTGATCGTCGATGCCGCCCTGGGGCGCGAACTCCCCGGGCGGCTGGCGGTCTCGGGAAGCTGCCGCTTCCGCCCCGACGGCGGCATCGTGCGCACCCGGAACCACGCTCCGGGCGCCACGACGGGATAG
- a CDS encoding hydantoinase/oxoprolinase family protein, producing the protein MSDFCGWDIGGVHLKLSRLRCRGDAASILTRIVPFEIWKEPDGLAPRIRAMVEGAEVEADAAHGVTMTAELSDVYPTRADGVRSILRACIDALPVEPRVLDRHAELLPIREALKRPLEVAAANWSATGRLVGRAVRDALLIDVGSTTTDLIPVRGGEPCPAERTDTGRLQSGELVYTGVLRTPPASLTEVVPLRGDSCRVAPEHFTNMGDAYLILGSIAAEDYTVPTPDGRGRSREDAMRRLARLVCADLDQIGPAAVESMARFLRDRQVDRLAQAIGQVLSRSGGAALTTAISAGAGAFLAEEAARRAGLDAIRLARIVPNVQGDRWDRAAPAAALAVLMASEKGTFRFTT; encoded by the coding sequence ATGAGCGACTTCTGCGGCTGGGACATCGGCGGCGTCCATCTGAAACTGTCGCGCCTCAGGTGCCGGGGGGACGCCGCCTCGATTCTCACGCGAATCGTCCCCTTCGAGATCTGGAAGGAGCCGGACGGACTGGCCCCTCGGATCCGGGCCATGGTCGAAGGGGCCGAGGTGGAGGCGGACGCGGCGCACGGCGTCACGATGACCGCCGAGCTGTCGGACGTCTATCCGACGCGCGCCGACGGGGTGCGGTCGATCCTGCGCGCCTGCATCGACGCGCTGCCCGTCGAGCCGCGCGTGCTCGATCGCCACGCGGAGCTGCTGCCGATCCGGGAAGCCTTGAAGCGCCCGCTCGAGGTGGCGGCGGCCAACTGGTCCGCCACGGGCCGCCTGGTCGGACGCGCCGTGCGGGACGCGCTGCTCATCGACGTGGGCAGCACCACGACCGACCTCATCCCCGTGCGCGGGGGGGAGCCGTGCCCCGCGGAGCGCACCGACACGGGCCGCCTCCAGTCGGGCGAGCTGGTCTATACCGGCGTCCTGCGAACGCCTCCGGCAAGCCTCACCGAGGTCGTGCCGCTCCGCGGCGATTCGTGTCGCGTGGCGCCCGAGCACTTCACCAACATGGGGGACGCCTACCTGATCCTGGGTTCGATCGCGGCCGAGGACTACACCGTGCCGACGCCGGACGGACGCGGCCGGAGCCGGGAGGACGCCATGAGGCGCCTGGCACGTCTCGTCTGCGCCGATCTCGACCAGATCGGTCCCGCGGCCGTCGAGTCCATGGCCCGCTTCCTGCGCGATCGCCAGGTCGACAGGCTGGCGCAGGCCATAGGGCAAGTCCTGTCGCGATCGGGGGGGGCGGCGCTCACGACGGCGATCTCGGCCGGCGCGGGCGCCTTCCTGGCCGAGGAGGCGGCGCGTCGAGCCGGCCTGGACGCCATCCGGCTGGCCCGGATCGTGCCGAACGTCCAGGGGGACCGATGGGACCGGGCCGCGCCGGCCGCCGCGCTCGCCGTGCTGATGGCGAGCGAAAAAGGGACGTTTCGTTTCACGACCTGA
- a CDS encoding (5-formylfuran-3-yl)methyl phosphate synthase: MPAKQGVPLLLASVDGPEEAAIALHAGAGILDAKDPRSGSLGACAPSLLRAIVEIRGTSGVPVSAALGDAADQPGTFALAAAGAAACGADFLKVGLRFAADEDRAADFLATVVEAARAVSPGVRVIAAAYAEAASIGTLAPALLPEIAARAPAAGCLIDTALKDGRSLLNHLDAGALARFVGACRDRGLLCGLAGSLSLDQVPRLLELAPDVVGVRGAICAGGRGGRLDPLRLRAFADALHGRLADARRPA; the protein is encoded by the coding sequence TTGCCGGCGAAACAGGGTGTCCCGCTCCTCCTGGCGAGCGTGGACGGACCGGAGGAGGCCGCCATCGCGCTCCACGCGGGGGCCGGCATCCTCGACGCCAAGGACCCGCGCTCCGGCTCGCTGGGCGCGTGCGCCCCGTCCCTCCTCCGCGCCATCGTCGAGATCCGCGGCACGTCCGGGGTGCCGGTGAGCGCCGCGCTCGGGGACGCGGCCGACCAGCCGGGCACCTTTGCCCTGGCCGCCGCCGGCGCGGCGGCCTGCGGCGCCGACTTCCTGAAGGTCGGGCTCCGCTTCGCGGCAGACGAGGACCGGGCCGCCGACTTCCTGGCCACCGTCGTCGAGGCGGCGCGCGCCGTTTCGCCCGGCGTGCGCGTGATCGCCGCCGCCTACGCCGAGGCCGCCTCGATCGGGACGCTGGCCCCCGCGCTCCTGCCGGAGATCGCGGCGCGCGCGCCCGCGGCCGGCTGCCTCATCGACACGGCCTTGAAGGACGGCCGGAGCCTCCTCAATCACCTGGATGCGGGGGCGCTGGCCCGGTTCGTCGGCGCGTGCCGGGATCGCGGCCTCCTGTGCGGTCTCGCGGGTTCCCTGTCGCTTGACCAGGTCCCCCGGCTCCTGGAGCTCGCCCCCGACGTCGTCGGCGTTCGCGGGGCGATCTGCGCGGGGGGACGGGGCGGACGCCTGGATCCCCTCAGGCTGAGGGCGTTCGCTGACGCGCTCCACGGCCGCCTCGCGGACGCGCGCCGGCCGGCATGA